In the Streptomyces sp. NBC_00525 genome, one interval contains:
- a CDS encoding pyridoxal phosphate-dependent aminotransferase — MSAATSPSESRVSARIGAISESATLAVDAKAKALKAAGRPVIGFGAGEPDFPTPGYIVDAAVEACRTPKYHRYTPAGGLPELKAAIAEKTLRDSGYEVDASQILVTNGGKQAIYEAFAAILDPGDEVIVPAPYWTTYPESIRLAGGVPVEVVADETTGYRVSVEQLEAARTERTKVVLFVSPSNPTGAVYSEADTEAIGRWAVEHGLWVLTDEIYEHLVYGDAKFTSLPAVVPELRDKCIVVNGVAKTYAMTGWRVGWIVGPKDIVKAATNLQSHATSNVANVSQAAALAAVSGDLDAVAEMRTAFDRRRRTIVRMLNEIDGVFCPEPEGAFYAYPSVKDLLGKEIRGKRPATSVELAALILDEAEVAVVPGEAFGTPGYLRLSYALGDDDLVEGVSRLQKLLAEAKA; from the coding sequence ATGAGCGCTGCTACTTCTCCGTCCGAGAGCCGGGTCTCCGCCCGCATCGGTGCGATCTCCGAGTCCGCCACCCTCGCCGTCGACGCCAAGGCCAAGGCCCTCAAGGCCGCCGGCCGTCCGGTGATCGGCTTCGGTGCCGGCGAGCCCGACTTCCCGACCCCCGGCTACATCGTCGACGCCGCGGTCGAGGCCTGCCGCACCCCGAAGTACCACCGCTACACCCCGGCCGGCGGGCTCCCCGAGCTCAAGGCCGCCATCGCGGAGAAGACGCTGCGCGACTCCGGCTACGAGGTGGACGCGTCCCAGATCCTGGTCACCAACGGTGGCAAGCAGGCGATCTACGAGGCGTTCGCCGCGATCCTCGACCCGGGCGACGAGGTCATCGTGCCCGCGCCGTACTGGACCACCTACCCCGAGTCGATCCGGCTGGCCGGCGGCGTCCCGGTGGAGGTCGTGGCCGACGAGACCACGGGCTACCGGGTCTCGGTCGAGCAGCTGGAGGCGGCCCGTACGGAGCGTACGAAGGTCGTCCTGTTCGTCTCCCCGTCCAACCCGACCGGCGCGGTGTACAGCGAGGCCGACACCGAGGCGATCGGCCGCTGGGCCGTCGAGCACGGCCTGTGGGTCCTGACGGACGAGATCTACGAGCACCTGGTCTACGGGGACGCGAAGTTCACCTCGCTGCCGGCCGTCGTGCCCGAGCTGCGCGACAAGTGCATCGTCGTCAACGGCGTCGCCAAGACGTACGCGATGACCGGCTGGCGCGTCGGGTGGATCGTCGGCCCCAAGGACATCGTGAAGGCCGCGACCAACCTCCAGTCGCACGCCACGTCGAACGTCGCCAACGTCTCGCAGGCCGCCGCGCTGGCCGCCGTCTCGGGCGACCTGGACGCGGTCGCGGAGATGCGCACCGCCTTCGACCGCCGCCGCCGGACCATCGTGCGGATGCTCAACGAGATCGACGGCGTGTTCTGCCCGGAGCCGGAGGGCGCCTTCTACGCGTACCCCTCGGTGAAGGACCTGCTGGGCAAGGAGATCCGGGGCAAGCGCCCGGCGACCTCGGTCGAGCTGGCCGCGCTCATCCTGGACGAGGCCGAGGTGGCGGTCGTTCCCGGCGAGGCGTTCGGCACGCCGGGCTATCTGCGCCTGTCGTACGCCCTGGGCGACGACGACCTCGTCGAAGGCGTCTCGCGGCTCCAGAAGCTGCTGGCCGAGGCGAAGGCGTAA
- the secE gene encoding preprotein translocase subunit SecE, which translates to MTDAVGSIDKPDAEDEAPESKKKARKGGKRGKKGPLGRLALFYRQIVAELRKVVWPTRNELSTYATVVIVFVVVMIGLVTVMDFGFARVIKYVFG; encoded by the coding sequence GTGACGGACGCCGTGGGCTCCATCGACAAGCCTGATGCCGAGGACGAAGCGCCCGAGTCCAAGAAGAAGGCCCGGAAGGGCGGCAAGCGCGGCAAGAAGGGCCCCCTGGGCCGTCTCGCGCTCTTCTACCGTCAGATCGTCGCCGAGCTGCGCAAGGTCGTCTGGCCGACGCGCAACGAGCTGTCGACGTACGCCACTGTGGTGATCGTGTTCGTGGTCGTCATGATCGGGCTCGTCACTGTGATGGACTTCGGTTTCGCGCGGGTCATCAAGTACGTCTTCGGCTGA